The Myxococcales bacterium genome includes a region encoding these proteins:
- the asd gene encoding archaetidylserine decarboxylase (Phosphatidylserine decarboxylase is synthesized as a single chain precursor. Generation of the pyruvoyl active site from a Ser is coupled to cleavage of a Gly-Ser bond between the larger (beta) and smaller (alpha chains). It is an integral membrane protein.), with amino-acid sequence MDGLSLGDKMMRHAWRLAPQRTLSELIGWCSGIRVPAAIRARVLESFAAKYRIDVDEAERPLTSYESVDDFFTRRLRPGARPLDPDPRAVVAPADGRLVATGVIRDQGIEAKNIRFKTAALLGDASTAARFEGGTFQVTYLSPRDYHRVHAPTGGRVTSWHHLPGELFPVNDGSVRREPDLFARNERFVSVFSGEPGVFAVVMVAAVGVGHITAAYDPEVRTHRGPAALGEVRSKSFSDPPTLAKGDEIGIFHLGSTAIILFEPGRVAFDPVVPGQPIRMGVRVGQLTSA; translated from the coding sequence ATGGACGGCCTTTCTTTAGGTGACAAGATGATGCGCCATGCGTGGCGCTTGGCCCCGCAGCGCACGCTCTCGGAGCTCATTGGATGGTGCAGCGGGATCCGGGTGCCTGCGGCCATACGCGCCCGGGTGTTGGAGTCGTTTGCTGCCAAGTACCGTATCGACGTGGACGAGGCCGAGCGGCCCCTCACGTCCTACGAGTCTGTCGACGATTTTTTCACCCGTCGCTTGCGGCCCGGTGCGCGGCCCCTCGATCCCGACCCTCGCGCCGTCGTGGCGCCTGCGGACGGTCGGCTGGTCGCCACGGGGGTGATCCGGGACCAGGGCATCGAAGCGAAGAACATTCGCTTCAAGACGGCCGCGCTCCTAGGGGATGCCTCCACGGCCGCGCGCTTCGAAGGGGGGACCTTCCAGGTCACTTACCTTTCGCCCCGCGACTATCATCGGGTGCACGCGCCCACAGGGGGCCGAGTGACCTCCTGGCACCACCTTCCGGGTGAGTTGTTTCCCGTCAACGACGGTAGTGTGAGGCGGGAGCCGGATCTCTTTGCGCGCAACGAACGCTTTGTGTCGGTGTTCTCGGGGGAACCGGGCGTTTTCGCCGTGGTGATGGTGGCTGCCGTGGGTGTTGGACACATCACGGCCGCCTACGATCCCGAGGTGAGGACCCACCGGGGCCCTGCAGCCCTAGGGGAGGTCCGGTCCAAATCTTTCTCGGATCCCCCTACTTTGGCGAAGGGCGACGAGATTGGGATTTTCCACTTGGGCTCGACCGCGATTATCCTGTTCGAGCCGGGGCGTGTCGCCTTCGACCCGGTCGTGCCCGGCCAACCCATCCGCATGGGTGTTCGGGTGGGCCAGTTGACTTCCGCCTAA
- the recJ gene encoding single-stranded-DNA-specific exonuclease RecJ translates to MVSRWQIPRIDDGQVDALCRQLGLRRLTAEVLVRRGMGEPEHAHKFLTPRLADLRSPKGIADLDRALERLVQAVGERETVGVFGDYDVDGVTSAAVLTSGLRALGGVVEARCASRSGGYGFTLAAAERFVAAGCTLVITADCGTSDHASIGWLRERGVPVVVIDHHQVPRGDHVALALVNPHRDDDRFAFKGLASCGLAFYLVGALRTRLKQLGNPRAAAWDPRELLDLVALGTVADVMPLTHENRALVAAGLRTLSTRRRPGVAALAQVSAMEADRDVTAVDIGFRLAPRLNAAGRLGDAQLALDLLLAPDAERALRLAQALDEQNRRRQEIQEAVLAAADAEVAALVRDAGGQVPAALVVGDEGWHHGVVGIVAAKLVDRYARPSLVIGFEGERGRGSARTVPGFNLYRALADTAGHLEVFGGHAAAAGLTIRRAELEAFRAAFVGVARVWQEHSEDNAGIEVDAVVQLADLDLAGAEDLARLAPFGCGNAEPLLALCRVTASSSRVVGGSHLQLTLSQEGVVSDAIAFGMAEQAPAPGVRLDLLGCFEVNAFRGSRRPRLRVKHIFEPEVD, encoded by the coding sequence TCCTGACGCCACGGCTGGCAGACCTTCGAAGCCCCAAGGGCATTGCGGACCTGGATCGGGCTCTCGAGCGTCTCGTTCAGGCGGTCGGCGAGCGCGAGACGGTCGGTGTGTTCGGTGACTACGACGTGGACGGGGTCACCTCCGCGGCAGTCCTCACTTCGGGCCTTCGGGCGTTGGGGGGCGTGGTCGAGGCCCGATGTGCCAGCCGCTCGGGCGGGTATGGCTTTACCCTGGCGGCTGCCGAGCGCTTTGTCGCGGCCGGCTGCACGCTCGTGATCACGGCCGATTGTGGCACGAGCGACCACGCCTCGATCGGCTGGCTTCGGGAGCGCGGGGTTCCCGTGGTGGTGATTGATCATCACCAGGTGCCTCGCGGAGACCACGTCGCCTTGGCGTTGGTGAACCCCCATCGCGACGACGACCGTTTTGCCTTCAAGGGCCTGGCGTCGTGCGGCCTGGCCTTTTACCTGGTCGGCGCCCTGCGGACCCGCCTCAAACAGCTCGGAAACCCCCGGGCCGCGGCGTGGGACCCGCGTGAGCTGCTCGATCTCGTGGCGCTGGGCACCGTGGCCGATGTCATGCCCCTCACCCACGAGAACCGCGCCTTGGTTGCGGCGGGGCTCAGGACCCTGTCGACCCGTCGGCGTCCCGGTGTTGCCGCGTTGGCCCAGGTTTCCGCGATGGAGGCTGACCGAGACGTCACCGCCGTCGACATCGGGTTTCGTCTTGCGCCCCGCCTCAACGCAGCCGGCCGTCTCGGGGACGCTCAGCTGGCGCTGGATCTGCTGCTCGCGCCCGACGCCGAGAGGGCGCTCCGTTTGGCTCAGGCGCTCGACGAGCAGAACCGCCGGCGCCAGGAGATCCAAGAGGCGGTTTTGGCGGCGGCCGACGCAGAGGTCGCTGCGCTCGTCCGGGACGCCGGTGGCCAAGTGCCCGCCGCGCTCGTGGTGGGCGATGAGGGCTGGCACCACGGCGTGGTGGGCATCGTGGCGGCCAAACTGGTCGATCGCTACGCCCGTCCCAGCCTGGTCATCGGCTTCGAGGGAGAGCGCGGCCGCGGTTCGGCGCGTACCGTGCCGGGCTTCAATCTTTATCGCGCTCTCGCTGACACGGCCGGTCATCTCGAGGTTTTCGGCGGCCATGCCGCCGCAGCAGGGCTCACGATACGGCGCGCAGAGCTCGAGGCGTTTCGGGCCGCCTTTGTCGGTGTGGCGCGGGTCTGGCAGGAGCACAGTGAAGACAATGCAGGCATCGAGGTCGACGCTGTGGTGCAGCTTGCGGACCTGGACCTGGCCGGCGCCGAGGATCTGGCGCGGCTTGCCCCCTTCGGGTGCGGGAACGCGGAGCCTCTCTTGGCACTCTGCCGTGTAACAGCAAGCTCGTCCCGTGTGGTGGGGGGCTCGCATCTGCAGCTCACCCTGAGCCAGGAAGGTGTGGTGAGCGACGCCATTGCCTTCGGCATGGCGGAGCAAGCGCCGGCACCGGGCGTGCGTTTGGACCTTCTCGGCTGTTTCGAGGTGAACGCGTTTCGAGGGAGCCGCAGACCCAGGCTTCGGGTAAAACACATTTTCGAACCCGAGGTCGACTGA
- a CDS encoding CPBP family intramembrane metalloprotease codes for MGIFDAGRRNLLTNLVLVAPLFVIYQLGVLYTRPMLNGADFVTILLLHNLQLSTVAYLAFVVGVALSLVVAVSTLGRRQSFDRRVILPVLLESTLYALTMGSLIIFVMTELMGISPRLAGPGGLPDQSLPTRFIMSIGAGLYEEAVFRLGLLTLCVYLAERVVGMKRWAALLVGLAASSLAFSAMHHIPPYGDPLSLGVFTFRTLAGVFFALLFWFRGFAVAVYTHALYDIYVLIVR; via the coding sequence ATGGGCATCTTCGACGCGGGTCGGCGCAATCTTCTCACGAACTTGGTGCTCGTGGCACCCCTCTTCGTGATCTACCAGCTTGGGGTGCTGTACACGCGCCCGATGCTCAACGGCGCTGACTTCGTCACCATCCTGTTGCTCCACAACTTGCAGCTGTCCACGGTGGCTTACCTGGCTTTCGTGGTGGGCGTTGCCCTCAGCCTCGTGGTGGCGGTGTCGACGCTGGGGCGCCGTCAAAGCTTCGACCGGAGGGTCATCCTGCCCGTCCTGCTCGAGAGCACGCTTTACGCCCTCACGATGGGATCCCTCATCATTTTCGTGATGACGGAGCTGATGGGCATATCACCGCGGCTGGCCGGCCCAGGAGGGCTCCCCGACCAAAGCCTGCCCACCCGGTTCATCATGTCCATTGGGGCCGGCCTCTACGAGGAGGCGGTGTTTCGCCTGGGCCTTCTGACTTTGTGTGTGTACCTGGCGGAACGGGTCGTCGGCATGAAGCGATGGGCTGCGCTGCTGGTGGGGCTTGCGGCCTCGTCACTTGCCTTCTCCGCGATGCACCACATCCCACCGTACGGAGATCCCTTGTCCCTCGGGGTCTTTACCTTCCGCACGTTGGCCGGCGTTTTTTTCGCGCTCTTGTTCTGGTTCCGGGGCTTCGCGGTGGCGGTGTACACCCACGCGCTCTACGACATTTACGTGCTCATCGTCCGCTGA
- a CDS encoding TerC family protein has product MNSVGSLWMWGLFGSVVLVMLALDLGVFHRTAHRVRMREAAIWVAVWVSLAMAFNVFVSQRFGTARGLEFLQAYLLEQALSVDNVFVFIVVFKYFRVPESYQHRVLFWGILGAVLTRGAFVLAGAALISRFHWLMYGLGVFLIATSVKMFTQGDDEVDPSKNKILRLFRRLVPMTAAYEEARFVVRREGRWLATPLMAVLVVVEATDVMFAVDSIPAVFGVTTDVFIVYTSNIFAILGLRSLFFLVAGLVSKLHLLKHGVALILAFIGFKILVESFVHISEVISLLVLASILLISTVLSFAFPARQDPPDEPPVEPAEGGEAPPASASAGP; this is encoded by the coding sequence GTGAACTCCGTCGGTTCTCTTTGGATGTGGGGCCTTTTTGGCTCGGTGGTGCTCGTGATGCTAGCGCTCGACCTGGGCGTTTTTCATCGGACGGCCCATCGGGTTCGCATGCGCGAGGCCGCCATCTGGGTGGCGGTGTGGGTTTCTCTGGCGATGGCCTTCAACGTCTTCGTGTCTCAGCGCTTCGGGACGGCGCGCGGCCTGGAATTTCTTCAGGCCTACCTCCTCGAGCAGGCCCTGTCGGTGGACAACGTGTTCGTGTTCATCGTGGTGTTCAAGTACTTTCGGGTCCCCGAAAGCTATCAGCACCGGGTGTTGTTCTGGGGAATCTTGGGGGCGGTGTTGACGCGCGGCGCGTTCGTGTTGGCGGGCGCCGCGCTGATCTCCCGCTTCCATTGGCTGATGTACGGCTTGGGCGTGTTCCTCATCGCGACGTCGGTGAAGATGTTCACGCAGGGTGACGACGAAGTCGATCCCTCGAAGAACAAGATTCTGCGCCTGTTCCGCCGCCTGGTGCCCATGACAGCTGCCTACGAGGAGGCTCGCTTCGTGGTGCGGCGCGAGGGGCGGTGGCTCGCAACTCCGCTCATGGCCGTGCTGGTGGTGGTGGAGGCCACCGACGTGATGTTCGCGGTGGATTCGATTCCGGCGGTGTTCGGTGTCACCACGGACGTCTTCATCGTGTACACCTCCAACATCTTTGCGATCCTGGGGCTGCGCTCCCTCTTTTTCTTGGTTGCGGGGCTGGTCTCGAAGCTGCACCTGCTCAAGCATGGCGTTGCGCTCATCCTGGCGTTCATTGGCTTCAAGATCCTGGTGGAGTCGTTCGTTCACATCTCCGAGGTGATTTCGCTGCTCGTGCTGGCCAGCATTCTCCTGATTTCGACGGTGCTCAGCTTCGCCTTCCCGGCCCGGCAGGACCCGCCCGACGAGCCCCCCGTGGAACCTGCCGAAGGCGGCGAGGCCCCCCCCGCCTCGGCGTCTGCCGGCCCTTGA
- a CDS encoding insulinase family protein, whose protein sequence is MLPSPFVRAPLVFVVLALFAGCRYAQPGAGTGSTSAAVPGIDELGRGPKSGRIVKFSLENGLQVVLEENHSAPVAAVQAWVRVGAADEPDRLAGVSHFLEHMLFKGTKRRGVGQIAREIEQAGGEINAWTSFDETVYHVVVASEFLEVGLDVLADALTQSSFVASELERERGVILEEVKQGLDDPDRGVTQRLFSGAFPHHPYGRAVIGSLETVSAMTRADVRGFYQERYVAPNVTLVVVGDFDAAKTRQTIERLYAGMRPAPKRAPQGRPPLEGLPPAWVDVLARDVKESQVMAAFRIPSIRHEDIPALDLLAVVLGQGESSRLNLEVVRNRQLAKSAFAYAFGARDGGVLVAGAVTGGGRVDQATSALLDEVLRLSRVPVSGAELEKARTILESDRVYDRETVQGYARKVGFYATIVGDLHYEPWYLAQLRAVSPTSLQAVANKYLRTEHLSLVAQVPEGVSRSVDVGAAKERLQKVVAGAEVRADKRFRLKPPSAAVRDEVVVQTLPGGAKLIVMRDPSVPIMSVRAMWLGGLRYEDARTNGVSNMIGALLSRGTRTRSAERIMHEVEGLAGSLTGYAGRNSVGLQSEFLSRNWEQGLDLVGDCLLHASFPDPELDKERRIVLDDIRAQDDNLGQAAFRLFQSLMWKRHPYRMDLIGTADSVSGLTRRRLVIHFRKHYPPGSLTLSVVGDVEPARVVEKLTSLFRDADVQAAEVPAVVTEPALSAPAQAIQYREREQAHVVLGFPGTTLASPDRFGLEVLSHVLAGQGGRLFEELREKRGLVYRVSAFSLEGIDPGYFAVYLASSPEKLEQALEAVRRDLRRLADEGITAEELGRAQRYLIGTHAIGLQRKGSLAAALAFHEAYGEGWEAYKKFPQRIRKITRAEVQRLAQKYLDPKREVLAVIRPPEGTPAVSSAGAEPRAAKR, encoded by the coding sequence ATGCTACCTTCGCCTTTCGTGAGGGCCCCCCTCGTGTTCGTGGTGCTGGCCCTGTTCGCAGGTTGCCGATATGCGCAGCCCGGGGCGGGGACAGGATCGACTTCGGCTGCCGTGCCCGGCATCGACGAGCTCGGCCGTGGGCCGAAATCAGGACGCATCGTGAAATTTAGTCTCGAAAACGGATTGCAGGTTGTTCTGGAAGAAAACCACAGCGCGCCCGTAGCCGCTGTTCAGGCGTGGGTGCGGGTGGGGGCTGCCGATGAACCCGACCGGCTGGCCGGGGTGTCCCACTTTCTCGAACACATGCTCTTCAAGGGCACCAAGCGACGTGGCGTGGGGCAGATCGCACGAGAGATCGAGCAAGCGGGTGGCGAAATCAACGCGTGGACCAGCTTCGACGAGACCGTCTACCACGTGGTGGTTGCGAGCGAGTTCCTCGAGGTTGGGCTCGACGTGCTGGCCGATGCCCTGACCCAGTCGTCGTTCGTGGCCAGTGAGCTCGAGCGGGAGCGCGGTGTCATCCTCGAGGAGGTCAAGCAGGGCCTCGATGACCCCGATCGAGGGGTCACTCAGCGCCTGTTCTCCGGCGCATTCCCGCACCATCCCTACGGTAGGGCCGTCATCGGCAGCCTGGAGACGGTCTCGGCCATGACCCGCGCCGATGTGCGTGGCTTTTACCAGGAACGTTATGTGGCGCCGAACGTCACGCTCGTCGTGGTGGGAGACTTCGACGCCGCCAAGACACGGCAAACCATCGAGCGGCTCTATGCAGGCATGCGGCCTGCTCCCAAGCGGGCCCCGCAAGGTCGTCCGCCCCTCGAGGGCCTACCCCCGGCATGGGTTGATGTTCTCGCCCGTGACGTGAAGGAGTCGCAGGTCATGGCGGCCTTTCGCATTCCCTCGATTCGTCACGAAGACATTCCCGCCCTCGATCTGCTGGCGGTCGTCCTGGGTCAGGGTGAGAGCTCGCGCCTCAACCTCGAGGTGGTCCGAAACCGTCAGCTAGCGAAATCGGCCTTCGCATACGCCTTTGGAGCCCGGGACGGCGGTGTGCTCGTGGCCGGTGCCGTTACAGGCGGAGGACGCGTGGACCAGGCCACCTCCGCCCTGCTCGACGAGGTGCTGCGTCTGTCGCGTGTACCGGTGAGCGGGGCCGAGCTGGAAAAAGCGCGCACGATTCTCGAAAGTGATCGTGTCTACGATCGCGAGACCGTTCAGGGGTACGCGCGCAAGGTGGGCTTCTACGCGACCATCGTGGGAGACCTCCATTATGAACCCTGGTACCTCGCACAGCTGCGGGCCGTATCACCCACGAGCCTGCAGGCCGTGGCGAACAAGTATCTGCGAACCGAACACCTGTCCCTCGTGGCACAGGTTCCCGAGGGCGTGTCCCGGTCAGTCGATGTGGGGGCGGCCAAGGAACGACTTCAAAAGGTGGTTGCCGGGGCCGAAGTGCGGGCGGACAAACGCTTCCGTCTCAAGCCCCCATCGGCGGCCGTGCGTGACGAGGTGGTGGTCCAGACCCTGCCCGGGGGCGCGAAGCTCATCGTCATGCGCGACCCCAGCGTGCCCATCATGTCAGTGAGGGCCATGTGGCTCGGGGGCTTACGCTACGAGGACGCACGCACGAACGGTGTGTCCAACATGATCGGCGCGCTCTTGTCGCGCGGGACGCGGACGCGTTCAGCCGAACGCATCATGCACGAAGTGGAGGGCCTGGCGGGCAGCCTCACAGGGTACGCGGGCCGCAACAGCGTGGGTCTCCAATCCGAGTTCTTGTCGCGCAACTGGGAACAGGGGCTCGATCTCGTGGGTGATTGTCTGCTGCATGCCTCGTTCCCAGACCCCGAGCTCGACAAGGAGCGGCGGATCGTGCTCGACGACATCCGGGCCCAAGATGACAACCTCGGGCAGGCCGCTTTCCGGCTCTTTCAGAGCCTCATGTGGAAACGCCATCCCTATCGGATGGATCTCATCGGCACGGCGGACTCAGTCTCGGGGCTCACCAGGCGACGCCTGGTCATTCACTTTCGCAAACACTACCCGCCGGGGAGCCTGACTCTGTCGGTCGTCGGGGACGTCGAACCCGCGCGCGTGGTGGAGAAGCTCACGAGTCTATTCCGGGACGCCGACGTGCAAGCCGCAGAGGTGCCCGCGGTCGTCACTGAACCCGCCCTGAGCGCGCCCGCGCAGGCCATTCAATATCGCGAGCGTGAACAAGCCCACGTGGTGCTCGGGTTTCCCGGAACGACATTGGCCAGTCCGGACAGATTCGGCCTCGAGGTGCTGAGTCACGTCCTCGCGGGGCAGGGCGGTCGCCTGTTCGAGGAGCTGCGCGAAAAGCGGGGGCTTGTCTACCGCGTGAGCGCGTTTTCGCTGGAGGGCATCGATCCGGGGTACTTCGCCGTGTATCTGGCCTCGAGTCCCGAGAAGCTCGAGCAAGCCCTCGAGGCGGTGCGCCGCGACCTTCGGCGCCTGGCAGACGAGGGCATCACGGCGGAGGAGCTAGGTCGGGCCCAGCGTTACCTCATCGGGACTCACGCCATCGGTCTGCAGAGAAAGGGCTCGCTGGCCGCGGCCCTGGCTTTCCACGAAGCCTACGGCGAGGGATGGGAGGCGTACAAAAAGTTCCCGCAACGGATCCGCAAGATCACCCGCGCCGAGGTGCAGCGCCTGGCGCAAAAGTACCTCGATCCAAAGCGGGAGGTTCTCGCGGTCATCAGGCCGCCCGAGGGAACGCCCGCTGTTTCGAGCGCCGGGGCAGAGCCTCGCGCCGCCAAGCGCTGA
- the glnA gene encoding type I glutamate--ammonia ligase produces MTPAEVLKFAAKHGVKFVDFKFVDLLGTWQHTTMPLVRLDEDSFSEGFNFDGSSIRGWQTINESDMSFIPDPESAVIDPFYAEPTLSVVCDIVDAVTRQPYSRDPRHIARKAEQYLRQTGIGDRVFFGPEPEFFVFDDVRFADAPHQSFYYLDSSEGIWNSGRDEKPNLGYKTAHKGGYFPVPPVDTLTDLRMQMALTLESVGIPVEVFHHEVATAGQCELSMRFNTLKTMADWTMWYKYVVRNTARKYGKTATFMPKPIVGDNGSGMHCHQSIWKGEKNLFAGNKYGGLSETALYYIGGLLKHAPALLAFTNPTLNSYRRLVPGFEAPVNLAYSARNRSACIRIPVSGASPKAKRIEFRCPDPTANPYLAFAAMLMAGLDGIQNKIDPRDPLDKDIYSLSPEELKEVPKAPASLEQALDHLLEDHDFLLRGDVFTRDVIEGWVNWKDENEVKPARLRTTPFEFRMYYEY; encoded by the coding sequence ATGACACCCGCCGAGGTCCTGAAGTTCGCCGCGAAGCACGGCGTGAAGTTCGTAGATTTCAAGTTCGTGGACCTCCTCGGCACCTGGCAGCACACCACGATGCCCCTCGTCAGACTCGACGAAGACTCGTTTTCCGAGGGGTTCAACTTCGACGGAAGCTCGATCCGCGGCTGGCAGACCATCAACGAGTCGGACATGTCGTTCATTCCCGACCCTGAATCGGCGGTGATCGACCCTTTCTACGCCGAGCCGACTTTGTCAGTGGTGTGTGACATCGTTGATGCCGTTACCCGTCAACCCTACAGCCGGGACCCGAGGCACATCGCCCGTAAAGCCGAGCAGTACCTCCGGCAAACCGGCATCGGAGACCGGGTCTTCTTCGGGCCCGAGCCTGAATTCTTTGTCTTTGATGACGTGCGCTTCGCAGATGCGCCTCATCAGTCGTTTTACTACCTGGATTCAAGCGAAGGCATTTGGAACAGCGGGCGGGACGAAAAGCCAAATCTCGGGTACAAGACGGCTCACAAAGGGGGCTACTTTCCCGTTCCGCCGGTCGACACCTTGACTGACCTGCGGATGCAGATGGCGCTCACTCTCGAAAGCGTCGGCATACCGGTAGAGGTGTTCCACCACGAGGTGGCCACCGCAGGCCAGTGTGAGCTGTCCATGCGTTTCAATACGCTGAAGACGATGGCGGATTGGACCATGTGGTACAAGTATGTGGTCCGGAACACAGCGCGAAAGTACGGAAAAACTGCCACCTTCATGCCCAAGCCCATCGTGGGCGACAACGGCTCGGGTATGCACTGCCACCAGTCGATTTGGAAGGGCGAGAAGAATCTGTTTGCCGGTAACAAGTACGGCGGACTCTCGGAGACAGCGCTCTACTACATCGGCGGGCTGCTCAAGCACGCGCCGGCCCTGCTGGCCTTCACCAACCCCACCCTCAACAGCTACCGGCGCCTGGTCCCCGGCTTCGAGGCGCCGGTGAACCTGGCTTACTCCGCCAGGAATCGATCAGCCTGCATTCGGATCCCGGTGTCGGGCGCGTCGCCGAAAGCAAAGCGGATCGAGTTCCGTTGTCCCGATCCCACCGCCAATCCGTATCTGGCCTTCGCAGCCATGTTGATGGCGGGTCTCGACGGCATTCAAAACAAGATTGATCCGCGCGATCCGCTCGACAAGGACATTTACTCGCTCTCTCCAGAAGAGCTCAAGGAGGTGCCGAAGGCGCCGGCGTCGCTGGAGCAAGCGCTCGATCACCTTCTCGAGGACCACGATTTTCTCCTGCGCGGCGACGTGTTCACGCGAGATGTGATCGAGGGCTGGGTCAACTGGAAGGACGAAAACGAGGTCAAGCCGGCGCGCCTGCGCACGACCCCGTTCGAGTTCAGGATGTACTACGAGTACTGA
- a CDS encoding P-II family nitrogen regulator gives MKKIEAVIKPFKLDDVKDRLREIGVQGMTVSEVKGFGRTGGKREVYRGSAYVVDFVPKVRIQIVAKDDMVKDIVEALTSVARTGHIGDGKIFVEPVEEVIRIRTGERGEEAL, from the coding sequence ATGAAAAAAATCGAAGCGGTCATCAAGCCATTCAAGTTGGACGACGTGAAAGACAGGCTGCGCGAGATCGGTGTGCAAGGCATGACCGTCTCCGAGGTCAAGGGTTTCGGGCGCACAGGAGGTAAGCGAGAGGTTTACCGGGGCTCGGCCTATGTGGTGGATTTCGTTCCGAAGGTGCGAATCCAAATCGTGGCCAAGGACGACATGGTCAAGGACATCGTCGAGGCGCTGACCTCCGTGGCGAGGACGGGCCACATCGGCGATGGCAAGATTTTCGTCGAGCCCGTGGAAGAGGTGATCCGCATCCGCACGGGTGAGCGCGGCGAAGAAGCCCTCTAA
- the yacG gene encoding DNA gyrase inhibitor YacG — MAPLSKASPCPICRKPAGHRGDNLFHPFCSKRCKDIDLAGWLDGAYRISQPLDENDLEALEAELARRGLPDEAN, encoded by the coding sequence ATGGCGCCGCTGTCGAAAGCTTCTCCCTGCCCGATCTGCCGCAAGCCGGCGGGACATCGCGGGGACAACCTCTTCCATCCGTTCTGCTCGAAGCGCTGCAAGGACATCGACCTGGCCGGCTGGCTGGACGGCGCCTACCGCATCAGCCAACCGCTCGACGAAAACGACCTCGAGGCCCTCGAGGCCGAGCTGGCGCGTCGCGGTCTTCCCGACGAAGCCAACTGA